A region of Dioscorea cayenensis subsp. rotundata cultivar TDr96_F1 chromosome 5, TDr96_F1_v2_PseudoChromosome.rev07_lg8_w22 25.fasta, whole genome shotgun sequence DNA encodes the following proteins:
- the LOC120259915 gene encoding uncharacterized protein LOC120259915, translating into MGAGHYFFVNGMHLFGKYGGFLLGAIGKNDNEGLFHVAFGIVHNETNENLTWFLATLGEVLYGDDDYDKVITFVSDKSKGLAKAVVKVFPSTPHGFCLRHFEANFMRVNARLGKALREECWAIIIIIVFACMSREYDTAISELESILTAAHHWFKLMNMFTNKRVQSHKWETHLCPEIHNKVDQLVEDSRSLWVGRSDGDNYEVVDENNNAVNFI; encoded by the exons ATGGGTGCAGGCCATTACTTTTTCGTCAATGGGATGCATTTGTTCGGCAAATATGGAGGCTTCTTACTAGGGGCAATAGGAAAAAATGATAATGAGGGCCTGTTCCATGTAGCATTTGGCATTGTCCATAATGAAACAAACGAGAACTTGACATGGTTTCTTGCCACGCTTGGTGAGGTGTTGTATGGTGATGATGACTATGACAAGGTTATCACTTTTGTGTCAGACAAGTCCAAAGGTCTTGCAAAAGCCGTTGTGAAAGTCTTCCCTTCCACCCCACATGGTTTTTGTTTGCGACATTTTGAGGCAAACTTCATGAGGGTAAATGCTAGGCTTGGTAAGGCTTTGAGAGAGGAGTGTTGGGCTATAATCATCATAATCGTGTTTGCATGCATGTCTAGAGAGTATGACACGGCAATTAGTGAACTTGAATCTATATTGACTGCAGCGCACCATTG GTTTAAACTCAtgaacatgttcacaaataaacGTGTCCAATCCCACAAGTGGGAAACACACCTCTGTCCTGAGATACATAACAAAGTTGATCAACTTGTAGAAGATAGCCGCTCATTATGGGTTGGTCGATCTGATGGTGATAATTACGAAGTAGTAGATGAGAACAACAACGCAGTCAACTTCATATGA